One part of the Mytilus trossulus isolate FHL-02 chromosome 11, PNRI_Mtr1.1.1.hap1, whole genome shotgun sequence genome encodes these proteins:
- the LOC134691128 gene encoding RING finger protein 32-like — protein MASGYKQNQKTKEGTSSTVLAAVALQDHLVKNLNLGGLGRMGPRQIGLGPAAKAKQKKTVRSVLDTGRNRNSKPKKEEPKDEEYNLDPKPPPLTLAQKLGLIEAPDQLLSETDWQTAKEKSNKRDDSGMPCVICKEDFGLKEQVLLSCTHVFHRSCLQAFERFTGKKTCPMCRKEQYQTRVIHEGSKQHRIKCASRIQAAWRGYVVRCWYLKFRQEVPPNDPNLKKKFYQEKLSSITDRMIRSCDFNLNQFLSEIDQSLEASRNVFRSFETSLHRITDDEWDQIQLKAVERGKMECPICLTGLALPSDINVPDNAKVKSVFHLTSADSVKNTKRTSTQKTSEKGRQSVQGEGDSEAANKEGRQTVLLSCSHVYHSTCLGMFEELTIVEKNRHKCPVCRTAYQKKIISV, from the exons GAAGGTACCTCTTCTACTGTGTTAGCAGCTGTAGCTCTCCAGGACCACTTGGTAAAGAATTTAAACTTAGGAGGTCTTGGAAGAATGGGTCCACGACAGATTGGTCTAGGCCCTGCAGCCAAAGCAAAACAGAAGAAAACAGTACGATCAGTTCTGGACACTGGAAGAa ACCGAAATTCAAAACCGAAGAAAGAAGAGCCCAAAGATGAAGAATATAATTTGGATCCCAAACCACCACCTCTTACTCTTG cCCAGAAGTTAGGATTGATTGAGGCTCCAGACCAGCTGTTGTCAGAGACAGACTGGCAGACAGCTAAGGAGAAGTCTAACAAACGTGATGATTCTGGAATGCCTTGTGTTATCTGTAAGGAAGATTTTGGATTGAAAGAACAAGTCTTGTTGTCTTGTACCCATGTCTTTCACAGG TCGTGTTTACAAGCTTTTGAGAGATTCACCGGTAAGAAGACATGCCCTATGTGTCGTAAAGAACAGTATCAAACCAGAGTCATACACGAGGGATCTAAACAACATAGAATCAAATGTGCTTCAAG aatacaggCAGCGTGGAGAGGCTATGTTGTAAGATGTTGGTATTTGAAATTCAGACAAGAGGTTCCTCCAAATGATCCTAATCTCAAGAAAAAGTTCTATCaagaaaag CTGTCCAGCATAACGGACAGAATGATTAGGTCATGTGACTTCAACTTGAACCAGTTCCTGTCTGAAATCGACCAGAGTTTAGAAGCCAGTAGAAATGTTTTCCGTAGTTTTGAGACTTCCCTTCACAGAATCACAGATGATGAGTGGGATCAGATACAGTTAAAg gcTGTGGAAAGAGGAAAAATGGAATGTCCAATATGTTTAACAGGACTTGCACTTCCAAGTGACATTAACGTTCCTGACAATGCCAAGGTCAAATCTGTGTTTCACCTGACCTCTGCAGACAGTGTTAAGAATACCAAACGTACCTCCACACAAAAGACCTCAGAAAAGGGAAGGCAGAGTGTACAAGGTGAAGGTGATAGTGAGGCTGCTAATAAAGAAGGCAGACAAACAGTATTACTGTCATGTTCTCATGTGTATCATTCAACTTGCCTTGGAATGTTCGAGGAATTGACTATAGTTGAAAAAAATCGCCATAAATGTCCTGTCTGTAGGACtgcatatcaaaagaaaatcatttctgTCTAG